The following are encoded together in the Trichocoleus sp. FACHB-46 genome:
- a CDS encoding NupC/NupG family nucleoside CNT transporter has translation MSYLNLLSFLGIFGLCAVAWLFSENRSLRVFPWRVVIAGILLQLVLGALVFLFPPTRAALQGFSSLLDSVFLAADTGASFVFGKNLVPLPSRPADVNLGYIFAFRALPTVIFFSGLMALLYNIGVIQVITNIFAKVFYAVMRLSGAEALSGAANIFVGIEAAIVVKPYLPKMTRSELCAILSCCFGTAASSTLAIYVSFLRPVFPNILGHLVSASIIAIPACFVLSKILVPETEVPLTAGGIPMEEKATTRKEAAVVESDFEDAPKHETVGGEPIERVSPMDAAIVGALDGVKMAVAIAAVLILILGLVSLINQIFAALAAIPGPIGQIFSVVTLANIEGVLFLPLTFLTGVSLDWNELWQSSVIIGRRLLETAIPPYQALATAAALPGAERIISDRAVLIISYALSGFAHLASVGIFVGGTIALIPSRRKDISELGWKALFVGTLATMMIAAVAGVFYQEGNGSILGDQPPAITAPAVTPGALPTASPTSPATTVAPSSPSATTTPAAAPATTAPTTSPAASPAATTPPVTSSPTVSPRVQAAPQTAPTATTSPTTSPAGTTPATRATPSASPRP, from the coding sequence ATGAGCTACCTAAACTTACTTTCTTTTCTCGGCATTTTTGGTCTCTGTGCGGTCGCTTGGCTATTCTCTGAAAACCGGAGCCTACGTGTTTTTCCTTGGCGGGTGGTGATAGCAGGCATTCTATTGCAACTCGTGCTGGGAGCCTTGGTGTTTCTGTTTCCTCCTACTAGAGCGGCACTCCAAGGATTTAGTAGTTTATTAGATAGTGTCTTTTTGGCCGCAGATACGGGTGCGAGCTTTGTCTTTGGTAAGAACCTTGTGCCCCTGCCTAGCAGGCCTGCGGATGTCAATTTAGGCTACATTTTTGCCTTTCGCGCCTTGCCCACAGTCATCTTCTTTTCTGGCTTGATGGCCTTGCTCTACAACATTGGCGTCATCCAGGTTATTACTAATATTTTTGCTAAGGTTTTTTACGCGGTTATGCGCCTGAGCGGCGCAGAGGCCCTGAGTGGAGCCGCTAATATCTTCGTCGGCATTGAGGCGGCGATCGTGGTGAAGCCTTACCTGCCCAAAATGACGCGCAGTGAACTTTGTGCCATTCTGTCTTGCTGTTTTGGCACCGCTGCTTCCTCGACCTTGGCAATCTACGTCAGCTTCCTGCGGCCTGTCTTCCCCAACATTCTGGGACACCTGGTTTCAGCCTCGATTATTGCCATTCCTGCTTGCTTTGTCCTGTCCAAGATCTTAGTGCCAGAAACCGAAGTTCCCTTGACAGCGGGCGGCATTCCGATGGAAGAAAAAGCCACGACCCGAAAAGAAGCAGCGGTGGTCGAGTCAGATTTTGAGGACGCGCCTAAGCATGAAACGGTAGGTGGAGAGCCGATCGAGCGCGTTAGCCCAATGGACGCAGCTATTGTGGGGGCGTTGGATGGGGTCAAAATGGCGGTGGCGATCGCTGCTGTACTGATTCTGATCTTGGGTTTAGTCTCCTTAATTAACCAAATTTTTGCTGCATTAGCTGCTATTCCTGGCCCCATTGGGCAAATTTTTAGTGTGGTAACGCTGGCTAATATCGAGGGTGTGCTCTTCTTGCCGCTCACCTTTTTGACGGGCGTTTCGCTGGATTGGAACGAATTGTGGCAATCCTCGGTAATTATTGGCCGCAGATTACTAGAAACAGCCATTCCCCCTTATCAAGCTTTAGCTACTGCAGCAGCTTTACCCGGAGCAGAGCGGATAATTAGCGATCGCGCTGTTTTGATTATTAGCTACGCGCTTTCTGGCTTTGCTCATTTGGCTTCAGTGGGAATTTTTGTGGGAGGTACGATCGCCCTGATTCCGTCTCGCCGCAAAGATATTTCCGAACTGGGTTGGAAAGCGTTATTTGTCGGCACCTTAGCGACCATGATGATCGCGGCAGTGGCAGGTGTCTTTTACCAAGAAGGGAATGGGAGCATCTTAGGCGACCAACCTCCAGCGATCACTGCGCCAGCCGTAACCCCTGGTGCCTTACCAACGGCATCCCCCACTAGCCCAGCTACGACTGTGGCCCCAAGCAGCCCCAGCGCTACCACCACTCCAGCAGCTGCGCCCGCTACAACCGCACCAACAACATCCCCAGCGGCTAGTCCTGCTGCGACTACTCCTCCCGTAACCAGTTCTCCAACGGTCAGTCCTAGAGTTCAGGCTGCGCCTCAAACTGCGCCGACTGCAACAACTTCACCTACGACCTCGCCCGCAGGAACAACACCAGCTACCAGAGCTACCCCATCGGCTTCTCCCCGTCCTTAA
- the alr gene encoding alanine racemase — protein MLSWEPDLRTASIQREVPREPLCERAWVEVDLSALAYNIRQLKSLLAPKTALMAVVKADAYGHGAVTVAETVLQHGATWLGVATIPEGIALREAGIEAPILVLGATYSPEQIRAIAHWQLQATLGSPKQALVFSETLSDMSQPQPLPVHIKLDTGMSRLGTPWQQAIAFVQLVERLPHLKIASIYSHLATADSPDPTIMRLQQERFEAAIAQLQATGIALPRLHLANSAATLTDANLHYDLVRVGLAMYGLYPAPHLQTVVDLKPALQVKARVTQVKTIQPGTGVSYSHKFVADREMTIAVVGIGYADGVPRNLSNQLTGLIRGRRVRQLGAVTMDQLMVDVTDIPHLEAGEVVTLLGQDGRDRITADDWATTLGTISWEILCGFKHRLPRVAVGQS, from the coding sequence ATGTTGAGCTGGGAGCCAGATTTAAGAACTGCCTCTATACAACGTGAGGTGCCGAGAGAACCTCTGTGTGAGCGGGCTTGGGTAGAAGTAGATTTGAGTGCCTTGGCTTACAACATTCGGCAGCTTAAGAGTTTGCTAGCGCCTAAGACAGCGCTAATGGCAGTGGTGAAAGCAGATGCCTATGGCCATGGCGCGGTGACTGTGGCGGAGACAGTGTTGCAGCATGGTGCGACTTGGTTAGGAGTTGCCACAATTCCCGAAGGCATTGCCCTACGAGAAGCAGGCATTGAAGCACCCATTTTGGTTTTAGGGGCGACTTACAGCCCAGAGCAAATCCGCGCGATCGCCCACTGGCAACTCCAAGCAACGCTGGGCAGCCCCAAACAAGCACTGGTGTTCTCAGAAACCCTGAGTGACATGTCCCAACCTCAACCGTTACCTGTCCACATCAAGCTGGATACAGGCATGTCTCGTTTGGGTACTCCTTGGCAGCAAGCGATCGCATTTGTGCAATTAGTAGAGCGCTTACCCCATTTAAAGATCGCCAGCATTTACTCGCATTTAGCCACTGCTGATAGTCCTGACCCCACAATCATGCGGCTGCAGCAGGAACGATTTGAAGCCGCGATCGCGCAACTGCAAGCCACAGGAATAGCTTTACCTCGGCTGCATTTAGCCAACTCAGCCGCAACTCTGACCGATGCGAATTTGCATTACGACTTAGTGCGGGTCGGCCTAGCGATGTATGGTCTCTATCCTGCTCCCCACTTGCAAACAGTGGTAGACCTGAAGCCAGCCCTGCAAGTAAAAGCACGAGTCACCCAAGTAAAAACAATTCAGCCAGGTACAGGAGTCAGCTACAGCCACAAGTTCGTCGCTGACCGAGAAATGACCATTGCAGTCGTGGGGATTGGTTATGCCGATGGAGTACCACGCAATCTGTCCAATCAGCTCACAGGTCTAATCCGGGGGCGACGGGTGCGGCAGTTGGGCGCGGTGACAATGGACCAACTCATGGTTGATGTGACCGATATTCCCCATTTAGAGGCTGGGGAAGTAGTGACGCTGCTAGGGCAAGATGGCCGCGATCGCATTACTGCTGATGATTGGGCCACCACTCTCGGCACGATTTCTTGGGAAATTCTTTGTGGGTTTAAGCATCGTTTGCCACGGGTCGCTGTAGGACAAAGCTAG
- a CDS encoding adenylate/guanylate cyclase domain-containing protein has protein sequence MKLRQRTLLLISVALVGLVGVLYTSSSTILLGSFAKLEAEDTQRNVERAIDAFEAEIDKLNFTVHDWAEWNDTYQFVQDGNSTYLTANLNAATITRLQVNLMLYTQLSGKTIFGKSFDSKTQQLTAIPPSIQSYLAAHPSLLQPPSATNRLSGVVLMPEGPMLVASSLILTGEGKGPAQGTLLMGRYLDSTTVQRLANITHLSLTAYRIDAPQLSPDLATARTSLSTQTLSEKGDRIFVQPLNSEAIAGYTLINDLNGKPAILLRVELPRRIYQQGQASQRYLLLTLLIIGLGFGIGTLLLLERLVLRRLGHLMGEVSKISSSRDFSLRVASLGSDELSNLGSAINQMLEALGKSQWQLRHSQENYRLVVDNIKEVIFQTDRAGVWQFLNPAWSRIAGFAVEESLGQHFLSYIHPDDRPYHRQQFQRLMTQQAPDYRAEVRLLTKDGKLCWMELEAQATLDAKERVVGLSGTLYDITKRKQAATAVQLLQNVTQAISEAEDFATALEVALSKVCEATDWDYGEAWISCPERVALELSPAWYSNSPIMRDFRRLSEAFTFPLGTGLPGRVWLSKQPEWIQDVSQEAYQHFLRVHIALEVGLKAGFGVPITAEGEVLAILVFFMFEAREEDRGLVELVSAVATQLGSVLQRKRAEEALRLAEEKYRSIFENSLEGIFQTAPNGSYLSANPALARIYGYSSSEDLIANLTSAEQLYIEPDRRTEFILALEQEGVVSRFESEVYRRDGNLIWISETARAVRDAKGKLLYYEGTVADITDRKRFEAALRLQQAKAEELLLNILPPSIAEKLKQNSGAIADSFPDVTVLFADIVNFTQLAARISPTELVNLLNQIFSAFDRLAERHGLEKIKTIGDAYMAVGGVPIPCANHAEAIAEMALDMQTAIAQLNLEQHEIFPIRIGINTGPVVAGVIGIKKFIYDLWGDTVNIASRMESEGLAGCIQVTASTYQCLQDKYLFIERGEIPIKGRGEMKTYLLVGRKTASGIEAA, from the coding sequence ATGAAACTGCGCCAGCGAACTCTGCTACTGATTAGCGTAGCTCTAGTAGGTCTGGTAGGAGTCCTCTACACTAGCTCCTCCACCATTTTGCTGGGTAGTTTTGCCAAGCTAGAAGCAGAAGATACACAACGCAACGTCGAGCGGGCGATCGATGCCTTTGAAGCAGAAATTGACAAACTGAACTTTACCGTTCATGACTGGGCTGAGTGGAACGATACTTATCAATTTGTTCAGGATGGCAACAGCACCTACCTCACCGCCAACCTCAATGCAGCCACGATCACCCGCCTTCAAGTTAACCTGATGCTCTACACTCAGCTTTCAGGGAAAACCATCTTTGGCAAAAGCTTCGACTCCAAAACTCAGCAACTCACCGCGATTCCGCCTAGCATTCAGAGCTACTTAGCAGCGCATCCTTCCCTGCTACAACCGCCTAGCGCCACCAATCGGCTATCGGGGGTCGTGCTGATGCCAGAAGGCCCCATGTTGGTTGCTTCCAGCTTGATTTTGACTGGGGAAGGCAAAGGACCTGCCCAAGGTACCCTCCTGATGGGGCGCTACCTAGACAGCACCACAGTTCAGCGATTAGCCAATATTACTCATCTTTCGCTTACGGCTTATCGCATTGATGCTCCGCAGCTATCTCCTGATTTAGCCACGGCTAGAACCAGCCTCAGCACTCAAACTCTTTCTGAAAAGGGCGATCGCATTTTTGTCCAACCTCTAAACTCAGAGGCGATCGCAGGCTATACCCTCATCAACGACCTCAACGGCAAACCAGCCATTCTCTTGCGCGTAGAGCTACCCAGGCGGATCTATCAGCAAGGGCAAGCCAGCCAACGTTATCTGCTCCTAACCTTGCTCATTATTGGTTTAGGGTTCGGCATTGGGACACTCTTACTGCTAGAGCGACTGGTGCTACGGCGGCTAGGCCACCTGATGGGTGAAGTCAGCAAGATTAGCTCATCTAGAGATTTCTCGCTGCGAGTCGCGTCTCTCGGCTCTGATGAGCTGTCTAACTTGGGGTCTGCGATTAACCAAATGCTAGAGGCGTTGGGCAAGTCCCAGTGGCAACTGCGTCACAGCCAGGAAAACTATCGGCTGGTGGTAGATAACATCAAAGAAGTGATTTTTCAAACTGATAGGGCAGGAGTTTGGCAGTTTTTGAATCCTGCATGGAGCAGGATCGCTGGATTTGCCGTGGAGGAAAGTCTGGGCCAGCATTTTCTCAGCTACATTCACCCAGACGATCGCCCTTACCATCGGCAGCAATTTCAGCGCTTGATGACTCAGCAGGCTCCGGACTACCGCGCTGAAGTGCGGTTGCTGACCAAGGACGGCAAGCTGTGCTGGATGGAGCTAGAAGCTCAAGCCACCTTAGATGCCAAAGAGCGAGTAGTAGGACTATCTGGCACGCTTTACGACATCACGAAGCGGAAGCAAGCAGCCACAGCCGTTCAATTGCTGCAAAACGTCACTCAGGCGATTAGTGAAGCCGAGGATTTCGCCACGGCCCTTGAAGTCGCTCTCAGCAAAGTTTGTGAAGCCACGGATTGGGATTATGGGGAAGCCTGGATTTCCTGCCCAGAGCGAGTTGCGTTGGAACTCAGTCCTGCTTGGTACAGCAATTCTCCAATCATGCGGGACTTCCGCCGCCTCAGTGAAGCCTTCACCTTTCCCTTAGGAACAGGCTTACCGGGACGAGTTTGGCTCTCCAAACAACCAGAGTGGATTCAGGATGTTTCTCAAGAGGCGTATCAGCATTTCTTGCGGGTGCATATTGCCCTAGAGGTGGGTCTGAAAGCAGGGTTTGGCGTGCCCATCACCGCAGAAGGTGAAGTGTTAGCTATCCTCGTCTTCTTTATGTTTGAAGCGCGGGAAGAAGACCGAGGCTTAGTGGAACTGGTGTCAGCGGTCGCTACTCAACTCGGCTCTGTTCTGCAACGCAAACGCGCTGAAGAAGCACTGCGCCTGGCGGAAGAAAAATATCGCAGCATTTTTGAGAACTCCTTAGAGGGGATTTTTCAAACTGCACCCAATGGCAGCTACCTCAGCGCCAACCCAGCCCTAGCAAGAATTTACGGCTATAGCAGCTCAGAGGATTTGATCGCTAACCTCACCAGTGCTGAGCAGCTTTATATAGAACCCGATCGCCGCACAGAATTTATTCTGGCTTTGGAGCAAGAGGGAGTAGTGTCACGGTTTGAATCGGAAGTCTATCGGCGAGACGGCAACCTCATTTGGATTTCCGAGACCGCCCGAGCGGTACGCGATGCCAAAGGGAAACTCCTCTATTACGAAGGCACCGTTGCCGATATCACCGATCGCAAGCGGTTTGAAGCAGCTCTGCGGTTACAGCAAGCCAAGGCCGAAGAGTTGTTGCTCAACATTCTGCCCCCATCGATCGCGGAAAAGTTGAAACAAAATTCTGGGGCGATCGCGGATAGCTTCCCAGACGTAACCGTACTCTTTGCCGACATCGTCAACTTTACTCAGCTTGCGGCTCGCATCTCACCCACCGAACTAGTCAATCTACTCAACCAAATTTTCTCTGCCTTTGACCGCTTAGCCGAACGCCACGGTCTCGAGAAAATCAAAACCATTGGCGATGCTTACATGGCCGTAGGGGGTGTGCCTATTCCCTGTGCTAATCACGCTGAAGCGATCGCCGAGATGGCCCTGGATATGCAAACCGCGATCGCCCAACTCAACCTAGAGCAGCACGAAATCTTTCCCATTCGCATTGGCATCAATACAGGCCCAGTCGTCGCAGGTGTGATTGGCATCAAAAAGTTTATCTATGATCTTTGGGGCGACACGGTTAATATTGCCAGCCGCATGGAATCGGAAGGTCTAGCAGGCTGCATTCAAGTCACAGCTAGCACTTACCAATGTTTACAAGACAAGTACTTATTTATTGAGCGTGGCGAAATCCCAATTAAGGGTAGGGGAGAGATGAAAACTTATCTTTTGGTAGGCAGAAAAACCGCTTCTGGCATTGAGGCTGCCTAA
- a CDS encoding HNH endonuclease, which translates to MSKVLVLNASYEPLNITSWRRAIVLLLKGKAEQVEHNGKCVYSDFPLPTVIRLRHYVRVPYKEIPLTRRNILHRDSHSCQYCGYTGDDLTLDHVIPRSRGGDDSWENIVTACVRCNVKKGNRTPKEANMPLDYPPRKPHSGLYFEVTKHVKNGGHQEWRKYVIGI; encoded by the coding sequence ATGAGCAAGGTTCTGGTGCTAAACGCCTCCTACGAACCACTCAACATTACGAGCTGGCGACGGGCGATCGTTTTACTTCTCAAAGGCAAAGCAGAACAGGTAGAACACAACGGCAAATGTGTCTACTCTGATTTTCCACTGCCAACGGTGATTCGGCTGCGGCATTATGTCCGGGTGCCTTACAAGGAAATTCCACTCACCCGACGAAATATCCTCCACCGAGATAGTCACTCTTGTCAATACTGTGGCTACACAGGTGATGACCTAACCCTCGATCATGTGATTCCGCGATCGCGCGGCGGGGATGACAGTTGGGAAAATATCGTGACTGCTTGTGTTCGTTGTAATGTCAAAAAAGGCAACCGCACTCCGAAAGAAGCCAATATGCCTCTAGACTATCCACCGCGCAAGCCTCACAGTGGCCTGTACTTTGAAGTCACAAAGCATGTCAAGAACGGCGGACATCAGGAATGGCGTAAATATGTAATTGGTATCTGA
- a CDS encoding bifunctional oligoribonuclease/PAP phosphatase NrnA, which yields MEAKSVEYPAVEYPEVRAIPNVGDRQAQRALDTKDQKVEALRQNLERHQGERQLIILQDFPDPDALSSAWAYKLIAEQYNIQCEIVYAGTLSHQENIALVKLTNLPVQRWTVQSTKTKDLSVYQGCALIDNQGTTSQLLTLVQQAGIPVTVVIDHHSMQGGLNPEFSDIRPHTRATATICAHYLQAGLLNLDSSISQHVKCATALMHGLRSDTNTLMQAQEEDFLAAAYLSRFYDTQLLNAVLQSARSKRVMDVIERSLRNRIVQNNFSIAGVGYLRYDDRDAIPQAADFLVTEENVHTAMVYGIVHDEDEELEVVIGSLRTSKITLDPDEFIKEAFGQDAQGRFFGGGRFTAGGFEIPMGFLSGFNENAEYAKMKWEVFDAQIKQKLLRLVNPEDTFI from the coding sequence GTGGAAGCCAAGTCTGTCGAATATCCAGCAGTTGAGTATCCAGAGGTTCGAGCCATTCCCAATGTTGGCGATCGCCAAGCCCAACGCGCGTTAGATACCAAGGATCAAAAAGTAGAAGCGCTCCGCCAAAATTTAGAGCGGCATCAAGGCGAACGACAACTGATCATCCTGCAAGATTTTCCCGACCCAGACGCCCTCTCTTCGGCTTGGGCTTACAAACTGATTGCTGAGCAGTACAACATTCAATGTGAAATTGTTTATGCGGGTACGCTTAGCCACCAAGAAAATATTGCCTTAGTGAAGCTGACTAATCTACCTGTGCAGCGCTGGACGGTGCAGAGTACCAAAACCAAAGACTTATCGGTTTACCAAGGTTGTGCCCTAATTGATAACCAAGGTACAACTAGCCAACTCCTGACACTAGTACAACAGGCAGGCATCCCAGTGACGGTAGTGATCGACCATCACAGCATGCAGGGTGGATTGAATCCAGAATTCTCTGATATTCGCCCTCATACGCGGGCAACAGCTACTATTTGCGCCCACTACCTCCAAGCAGGCTTGCTCAACCTCGACAGCAGCATTAGCCAGCATGTCAAGTGTGCCACTGCCCTGATGCATGGCCTACGCTCTGACACCAACACCCTAATGCAGGCCCAAGAGGAAGACTTTCTCGCAGCGGCCTACTTGAGTCGGTTCTACGACACGCAGCTGCTCAACGCAGTTCTTCAGTCAGCTCGTTCTAAACGGGTGATGGACGTGATTGAGCGATCGCTCCGCAACCGGATTGTGCAAAATAACTTCTCGATCGCTGGGGTGGGTTACTTACGCTACGACGATCGCGATGCTATTCCGCAAGCCGCCGACTTTTTGGTCACAGAGGAAAACGTCCATACTGCCATGGTTTATGGCATTGTCCACGATGAGGACGAAGAACTTGAAGTTGTGATTGGCTCCTTGCGAACGAGCAAGATCACCCTCGACCCCGACGAGTTTATTAAAGAAGCCTTTGGTCAAGATGCCCAAGGCCGTTTTTTTGGGGGTGGTCGCTTCACCGCAGGCGGGTTTGAAATTCCAATGGGATTTCTCTCTGGCTTCAACGAAAATGCTGAATACGCCAAGATGAAATGGGAAGTCTTTGATGCCCAAATTAAGCAAAAGCTGCTGCGGCTGGTGAATCCAGAAGATACGTTTATTTAG
- the sixA gene encoding phosphohistidine phosphatase SixA: MSDLYIIRHGIAAERGTYTRDGERPLTEEGRRKTRQVAKRLVELKLQFDLILTSPLVRAQQTAEILQAEGLSARLEVSDYLAPDGSLEAWLAWFNKWQRSHPDAPLAIVGHQPDLGNWAETLVWGQARDGLVLKKAGVIGLTIPGLGQAIANSSLFWLSPPKFLL; the protein is encoded by the coding sequence ATGTCTGACCTCTACATCATTCGTCACGGCATTGCAGCGGAGCGGGGCACCTATACTCGTGATGGGGAGCGCCCCCTAACCGAGGAGGGTCGTCGCAAAACTCGCCAAGTAGCGAAGCGCTTGGTTGAACTCAAGCTGCAATTTGACTTGATTCTCACCAGCCCTCTGGTACGGGCACAGCAAACCGCCGAAATTCTACAAGCTGAAGGCTTAAGTGCTCGGCTGGAAGTGTCAGACTATTTAGCGCCTGATGGTAGCTTAGAAGCTTGGCTAGCCTGGTTTAACAAGTGGCAGCGATCGCACCCTGATGCTCCTTTGGCGATCGTCGGGCACCAACCGGACCTAGGCAACTGGGCAGAAACTCTGGTTTGGGGTCAAGCGAGGGATGGTTTGGTATTAAAAAAGGCTGGAGTGATTGGCCTAACAATCCCTGGATTGGGTCAGGCGATCGCAAATAGTTCTCTATTTTGGCTGAGCCCACCGAAGTTCTTGCTATAA
- a CDS encoding citrate synthase gives MSICEYRPGLENIPATQSSISYVDGQRGVLEYRGIRIEELAEKSTFLETAYLLIWGELPTKAELDAFKEEIQYHRRVKFRVRDMMKCFPESGHPMDALQASAAALGLFYSRRDLHNPAYIRAAAVRLLAKIPTMVAAFELIRKGNDPVQPRDDLDYAANFLYMLNEQEPDPLAARVFDVCLTLHAEHTINASTFSAMVTASTLTDPYAVIASAVGTLAGPLHGGANEEVVSMLEGIGSVANVRPYLDGLLERKAKIMGFGHRVYKVKDPRATILQSLAEQLFEKFGRDKYYDIAIELERAVEEKLGSKGIYPNVDFYSGLVYSKLGIPTDLFTPVFAISRVAGWLAHWKEQLAENRIFRPTQIYTGTHEAPYIPIEKR, from the coding sequence ATGTCTATCTGCGAGTATCGGCCAGGTCTAGAAAATATTCCTGCCACCCAATCCAGTATTAGTTACGTTGATGGTCAGCGCGGTGTTCTGGAATATCGCGGTATCCGGATTGAAGAACTCGCAGAAAAGAGTACCTTCCTGGAAACTGCCTATTTGCTGATTTGGGGCGAACTGCCCACAAAAGCCGAACTCGATGCCTTTAAAGAAGAAATTCAGTACCATCGCCGTGTGAAATTCCGGGTGCGGGACATGATGAAATGCTTCCCGGAGAGCGGACACCCAATGGATGCTCTGCAAGCTTCAGCCGCTGCCTTGGGCTTGTTCTACTCTCGCCGTGATCTGCACAACCCCGCTTATATTCGGGCGGCAGCGGTACGGTTGTTAGCCAAGATTCCCACGATGGTGGCAGCATTCGAACTGATTCGCAAAGGTAACGACCCAGTCCAGCCCAGAGATGATTTAGACTACGCAGCTAACTTCTTGTACATGCTGAATGAGCAGGAACCAGATCCCCTAGCCGCAAGAGTGTTTGATGTGTGCCTGACACTACACGCCGAGCATACGATCAACGCTTCGACTTTTTCAGCAATGGTCACAGCCTCAACTCTGACTGACCCCTATGCAGTCATTGCGTCGGCTGTTGGCACTCTGGCAGGCCCCCTCCACGGTGGCGCGAATGAAGAGGTAGTTTCGATGCTAGAAGGGATTGGCTCTGTCGCCAATGTCCGTCCCTACTTAGATGGTCTTTTGGAGCGCAAAGCTAAAATTATGGGCTTTGGGCACCGCGTCTACAAAGTCAAAGACCCCAGAGCCACGATTCTGCAAAGCTTGGCTGAGCAGCTATTTGAGAAGTTTGGTCGAGACAAATACTACGACATCGCGATCGAGCTAGAGCGAGCTGTAGAAGAAAAGCTAGGTTCCAAGGGAATTTACCCCAACGTTGATTTCTACTCTGGTCTGGTTTATAGCAAATTGGGCATTCCCACCGATTTGTTTACGCCTGTCTTTGCCATCTCTCGGGTAGCTGGCTGGCTAGCTCACTGGAAAGAACAACTGGCCGAAAACCGCATTTTCCGCCCCACCCAGATCTATACCGGGACTCACGAAGCGCCCTACATTCCGATCGAAAAGCGCTAG
- the nuoH gene encoding NADH-quinone oxidoreductase subunit NuoH — MNPGIDLQGSFIQALVQLGLPADVARLVWLPLPMVVMLLGATVGVLACVWLERKISAAAQQRIGPEFIGPLGALAPVADGLKLVLKEDIIPLKADPILFTLGPAIVVIPVFLSYLIVPFGQNLLITDLNIGVFLWIALSSIAPIGLLMAGYASNNKYSLIGGLRAAAQSISYEIPLALSVLAIVMMSNSLSTIDIVNQQAGYGILGWNIWRQPVGFLIFWIAALAECERLPFDLPEAEEELVAGYQTEYTGMKFGLFYLGSYVNLVLSALFVAVLYLGGWESPIPLGLISNWFGISETTPWLQIITATLGITMTLLKAYFLIFLAILLRWTVPRVRIDQLLDLGWKFLLPVGLVNLLLTAALKLTLPFAFGG; from the coding sequence ATGAATCCAGGAATTGACCTACAAGGAAGTTTTATCCAAGCGCTTGTGCAGCTAGGCTTACCCGCCGATGTTGCCAGACTCGTTTGGCTGCCCCTGCCGATGGTTGTAATGCTTCTAGGCGCTACCGTCGGTGTGTTGGCTTGTGTTTGGCTAGAGCGGAAAATCTCAGCCGCCGCTCAACAACGGATTGGCCCAGAGTTCATTGGTCCTTTGGGAGCCCTCGCTCCGGTGGCTGACGGCCTCAAGCTAGTCCTGAAAGAGGATATTATTCCGCTCAAAGCCGACCCTATCCTGTTTACCCTAGGACCCGCGATCGTCGTGATTCCGGTATTTCTGTCCTACCTAATCGTACCTTTCGGACAGAATCTGTTAATCACTGACCTGAACATTGGCGTCTTTCTCTGGATTGCCCTCTCTAGCATTGCCCCCATTGGCCTGCTCATGGCTGGGTATGCCTCGAATAACAAATATTCCTTGATCGGGGGACTGCGGGCAGCCGCTCAGTCAATCAGCTACGAAATCCCCCTGGCTTTGTCGGTCTTAGCGATCGTAATGATGTCGAACAGCCTCAGCACGATTGACATCGTCAACCAACAAGCGGGCTACGGCATTCTAGGATGGAATATTTGGCGGCAACCTGTAGGCTTCTTGATTTTCTGGATTGCTGCCCTCGCTGAATGTGAGCGCCTCCCCTTTGACTTACCAGAAGCGGAAGAAGAACTGGTCGCTGGCTATCAAACTGAGTACACCGGAATGAAGTTTGGCCTCTTCTACCTCGGTTCCTATGTCAACTTGGTCCTCTCAGCCCTCTTCGTCGCTGTGCTATACCTGGGTGGTTGGGAATCCCCCATTCCCCTAGGTTTAATTTCCAACTGGTTCGGCATTAGCGAAACGACGCCTTGGTTGCAAATTATCACTGCAACTTTGGGCATCACCATGACCCTGCTGAAAGCCTATTTCCTGATCTTCCTGGCGATCTTGCTGCGTTGGACAGTACCACGGGTACGGATTGACCAACTCCTCGACTTAGGATGGAAGTTTCTTCTACCTGTAGGCTTGGTGAACTTATTACTGACTGCGGCCCTTAAGCTCACCCTTCCCTTTGCCTTTGGTGGCTAG